Proteins encoded by one window of Labilithrix sp.:
- a CDS encoding (Fe-S)-binding protein: MSRPDDRPLRRLPQLEARKADLERCVFCPKLCRSACPVSNADTRETVTPWGKMSMAYFVANESVALAPSFAQPAWACTGCFGCREHCDHENDVTGTLFEARSALASAGVAPPAARRVLERFDPRAALGKMQVPDVVLASAKTMVLVGCEHARRGTQAGVDTVRATAKLTNGKVCLAEECCGAPLLYAGDKKRFDEQARRFAEHAARCDRVVVGDAGCAAAIRVHSAHKTPPVLHFSELAAREVVRLKRLDVGATVRWHDPCQLGRGLGVYEAPRQVLARVLGRAPAEFSRARDDARCSGAGGLLPLTMPDVARGIADQRVADHRAEGGGTIVTACASSARSFERSGATVLDLATVVLRALEP; the protein is encoded by the coding sequence ATGTCGCGCCCCGATGATCGGCCTCTGAGACGACTTCCGCAGCTCGAGGCGCGGAAGGCCGACCTCGAGCGCTGCGTCTTCTGCCCGAAGCTCTGTCGCAGCGCGTGCCCGGTCTCGAACGCCGACACGCGCGAGACCGTCACGCCGTGGGGCAAGATGAGCATGGCGTATTTCGTCGCGAACGAGAGCGTCGCGCTCGCGCCTTCGTTCGCGCAGCCGGCGTGGGCGTGCACGGGCTGCTTCGGCTGCCGCGAGCACTGCGACCACGAGAACGACGTCACCGGCACGCTCTTCGAGGCCCGGAGCGCGCTCGCCTCTGCGGGCGTCGCCCCGCCCGCCGCGCGGCGCGTGCTCGAGCGGTTCGATCCGCGCGCGGCGCTCGGGAAGATGCAGGTGCCGGACGTGGTTCTTGCCTCGGCCAAGACGATGGTGCTGGTGGGTTGCGAGCACGCGCGGCGCGGGACGCAGGCGGGGGTCGACACCGTACGCGCGACCGCGAAGCTCACGAACGGCAAGGTGTGCCTCGCGGAGGAGTGCTGCGGCGCTCCCCTCCTCTACGCCGGCGACAAGAAGCGGTTCGACGAGCAAGCGAGGCGCTTCGCGGAGCACGCCGCGCGCTGCGACCGCGTCGTCGTCGGCGACGCGGGCTGCGCAGCCGCCATTCGCGTGCATTCTGCACACAAAACGCCGCCCGTGCTCCACTTCTCCGAGCTCGCCGCGCGCGAGGTGGTGCGCCTCAAGCGGCTCGACGTGGGGGCGACGGTGCGGTGGCACGACCCCTGCCAGCTCGGCCGCGGCCTCGGCGTGTACGAGGCGCCGCGCCAGGTGCTCGCGCGCGTCCTCGGCCGCGCGCCGGCGGAGTTCTCCCGCGCGCGGGACGACGCGCGCTGCTCGGGCGCGGGCGGGCTCTTGCCGCTGACGATGCCCGACGTCGCGCGCGGCATCGCCGATCAACGCGTCGCGGACCACCGCGCGGAGGGGGGCGGGACGATCGTGACCGCGTGCGCGTCGAGCGCGCGATCGTTCGAGCGGAGCGGGGCGACGGTGCTCGACCTCGCGACGGTGGTGCTGCGTGCCCTCGAGCCGTGA
- a CDS encoding HAMP domain-containing protein: MPSSRDKPSRTLARRILLSFAVTLVAFAVTVGFTVAAQRRAAEDSEEMAQGFVPVALKLGKLRAVQSTLASIVDGIPDEKNPNSTRDILKTLDGERRLMFEETRAAIQDDLRELGSEETRQLALVLTGELDAAAAEWAGDREARERVFAALESLGEDGAGDRDAVNRELLALGAMEHAADKRLRALAAHVDLSMKALSEAARSRERRAVIELALLAALTLAVGIGVSVHTRRLLGPLERVTQRAKAVARGDLTPQPTEQTDDEIGELATAFEGMVGAVAKAQNRAVANERLAAIGKMAAHVTHEIRNPLSSIGLNIELLEENLAEAGASGESKSLLDAITREVQRLEHLSEEYLRVARLPSPRMESEDLGGKVLEIAKFAKPEMDRAGLELVLDVADDLPLVLFDDGQIRQAILNVLRNAREAMGDGGKIELYVRAEGMSVVVGVDDRGTGIPEDVRSRIFDPFFSTKGEGTGLGLAITRQIIEAHGGNIAVEPRPGGGTSIRFLLPIAPHRSSMPNSARPSLVD; the protein is encoded by the coding sequence GTGCCCTCGAGCCGTGACAAGCCGAGCCGCACGCTCGCGCGGCGGATCTTGCTCTCGTTCGCGGTCACGCTCGTCGCGTTCGCGGTCACGGTCGGCTTCACCGTCGCGGCGCAGCGGCGCGCGGCGGAGGACAGCGAGGAGATGGCGCAGGGCTTCGTCCCCGTCGCGCTCAAGCTCGGGAAGCTGCGCGCGGTCCAGTCGACGCTCGCCTCGATCGTCGACGGCATCCCCGACGAGAAGAACCCGAACTCCACCCGCGACATCCTGAAGACGCTCGACGGCGAGCGCCGCTTGATGTTCGAGGAGACGCGCGCGGCGATCCAGGACGACCTGCGCGAGCTCGGGAGCGAGGAGACGCGCCAGCTCGCGCTCGTCCTCACCGGCGAGCTCGACGCGGCGGCGGCGGAGTGGGCGGGCGATCGCGAGGCGCGCGAGCGTGTCTTCGCCGCGCTCGAGTCGCTCGGCGAGGACGGCGCGGGCGATCGCGACGCCGTGAACCGCGAGCTCCTCGCGCTCGGCGCGATGGAGCACGCCGCCGACAAGCGCCTCCGCGCGCTCGCCGCGCACGTCGATCTCTCGATGAAGGCGCTCTCCGAGGCGGCGCGGAGCCGCGAGCGCCGCGCCGTCATCGAGCTCGCGCTCCTCGCCGCGCTCACGCTCGCGGTGGGCATCGGCGTCTCGGTCCACACGCGCCGGCTCCTCGGCCCGCTCGAGCGCGTGACGCAGCGCGCGAAGGCCGTCGCGCGCGGCGACCTCACGCCGCAACCCACCGAACAGACCGACGACGAGATCGGCGAGCTCGCGACCGCGTTCGAGGGCATGGTCGGCGCGGTGGCGAAGGCGCAGAACCGCGCCGTCGCGAACGAGCGCCTCGCCGCGATCGGCAAGATGGCCGCCCACGTCACGCACGAGATCCGGAACCCGCTCTCCTCGATCGGCCTCAACATCGAGCTCCTCGAGGAGAACCTCGCGGAGGCAGGGGCGTCGGGCGAGTCGAAGTCCCTCCTCGACGCGATCACGCGCGAGGTGCAGCGCCTCGAGCACCTCTCGGAGGAGTACCTGCGCGTCGCGCGCCTCCCCTCGCCGCGGATGGAGTCGGAGGACCTCGGCGGCAAGGTCCTCGAGATCGCGAAGTTCGCGAAGCCGGAGATGGATCGGGCCGGCCTCGAGCTGGTCCTCGACGTCGCCGACGACCTCCCGCTCGTGCTCTTCGACGACGGCCAGATCCGGCAAGCGATCCTCAACGTGCTCCGCAACGCGCGCGAGGCGATGGGCGACGGCGGCAAGATCGAGCTCTACGTGCGCGCGGAGGGCATGAGCGTCGTCGTCGGCGTCGACGATCGCGGCACCGGCATCCCGGAGGACGTCCGCTCCCGCATCTTCGATCCGTTCTTCTCGACGAAGGGCGAAGGCACCGGCCTCGGCCTCGCGATCACGCGCCAGATCATCGAGGCCCACGGCGGCAACATCGCGGTCGAGCCCCGCCCCGGCGGCGGCACCTCGATCCGCTTCCTCCTCCCCATCGCCCCGCACCGCAGCTCGATGCCGAACAGCGCGCGCCCGTCGCTCGTCGACTAG
- a CDS encoding universal stress protein — translation MSTEASLGELSRAQQIASARGALLAVAPPEQLLAERDDDARPALVVVGAKHDGWFGGFLAEHAQASLRCPVLQVRDGSCRRYSHLVLATDVESALGEMLTAARFVAPELPALFLHAYDNPFEAMLRLNGASQAAVAHYRREAEKAARERVRAHMERWHLRDAPLRLVHGAPRFVLKRVPRRALLVIHRGRSRLKHMLFGSVTHWALEESGCDVLVV, via the coding sequence GTGTCGACCGAGGCGTCGCTGGGCGAGCTCTCGCGCGCGCAGCAGATCGCGAGCGCGAGGGGCGCGCTCCTCGCCGTCGCGCCGCCGGAGCAGCTGCTCGCCGAGCGCGACGACGACGCTCGTCCTGCGCTCGTGGTCGTTGGGGCGAAACACGACGGATGGTTCGGCGGGTTCCTCGCCGAGCACGCCCAGGCGAGCTTGCGCTGTCCGGTGCTCCAGGTCCGCGACGGGAGCTGCCGTCGCTACTCGCACCTCGTGCTCGCGACCGACGTCGAGTCCGCGCTCGGGGAGATGCTCACCGCCGCGCGCTTCGTCGCGCCCGAGCTGCCGGCGCTGTTCCTGCACGCGTACGACAACCCGTTCGAGGCGATGCTGAGGCTGAATGGCGCGAGCCAGGCGGCGGTCGCGCACTACCGGCGCGAGGCGGAGAAGGCGGCGCGCGAGCGCGTGCGCGCGCACATGGAACGCTGGCACCTCCGCGACGCGCCGCTTCGCCTCGTCCACGGCGCGCCGCGGTTCGTGCTGAAGCGGGTCCCTCGCCGCGCGCTCCTCGTGATCCATCGCGGCCGATCGCGGCTCAAGCACATGCTCTTCGGGAGCGTGACGCATTGGGCGCTCGAAGAGAGCGGCTGCGACGTCTTGGTCGTGTGA
- a CDS encoding cation:proton antiporter translates to MNELTILTTFTGGLAAALAFGFVAQRLKIAPIVGYVLAGIVIGPFTPGFVADRHVADQFAEIGVILLLFGVGLRFQLHELFAAWRVAVFGAMIQSAASTLVLAGLLHWLGMSFSTGVVLGMSISVASTVVMVRVLSARGDLRAPIGQIAVAWTVVEDLITVAALLALPMLLGADDGRSAARVFGVAAFQLVALVVAVVVLGKWVIPRVLERIAVVRSRELFTLGVLVIALGLAVGAAHVFNVSMALGAFLAGLAVGRSEFAARAAGDALPTRDAFAVLFFVSVGMLCDPRTIVDSPLFIALIVGVIMVVKPVAAFVVARVLGKPMATSVGIGAALGQVGEFTFILGSVGRALGAIDDTSWNALVAAAIISIALNPTFYTIARRLSGGASKLGKRTGVNGVDPRRCILVGYGPVGRRVHERLQDVAADVTIVELNLETVRMLRASGHDAVYGDALRPTTLEEAQLETAATLVISTELEDAAELVRQARRLNPLLRAFVRCSHLSDIEQLRRVGAFAIAGEGEVAIALAKAVEDGFPLDARPSLPPASTSEAPAHAT, encoded by the coding sequence ATGAACGAGCTGACCATCCTGACGACGTTTACCGGCGGGCTCGCGGCTGCGCTCGCGTTCGGTTTCGTCGCGCAGCGGTTGAAGATCGCGCCGATCGTCGGGTACGTGCTCGCCGGCATCGTGATCGGCCCGTTCACGCCGGGGTTCGTCGCCGATCGCCACGTCGCGGATCAGTTCGCCGAGATCGGGGTCATCCTCCTGCTCTTCGGGGTCGGCCTCCGCTTCCAGCTGCATGAGCTCTTCGCCGCGTGGCGCGTCGCCGTCTTCGGCGCGATGATCCAGAGCGCGGCGTCCACGCTCGTCCTCGCAGGATTGCTCCACTGGCTCGGCATGAGCTTCAGCACCGGCGTCGTGCTCGGCATGTCGATCTCGGTCGCGAGCACGGTCGTCATGGTGCGCGTGCTCTCGGCGCGGGGCGATCTGCGCGCGCCGATCGGGCAGATCGCGGTCGCGTGGACGGTCGTCGAGGACCTGATCACGGTCGCGGCGCTGCTCGCGCTGCCGATGCTCCTCGGCGCGGACGACGGACGCAGCGCGGCCCGCGTCTTCGGCGTCGCGGCGTTCCAGCTCGTGGCGCTCGTCGTCGCGGTCGTCGTCCTCGGCAAGTGGGTCATCCCGCGCGTGCTCGAGCGGATCGCGGTCGTGCGCTCGCGCGAGCTCTTCACCCTCGGCGTCCTCGTCATCGCGCTCGGCCTCGCGGTGGGCGCGGCGCACGTCTTCAACGTGTCGATGGCGCTCGGCGCGTTCCTCGCCGGGCTCGCGGTCGGCCGCTCCGAGTTCGCCGCGCGCGCGGCCGGCGACGCGCTCCCGACCCGCGACGCGTTCGCGGTCCTCTTCTTCGTCTCGGTGGGCATGCTGTGCGATCCGCGCACGATCGTCGACTCACCGCTGTTCATCGCGCTCATCGTCGGCGTCATCATGGTCGTGAAGCCGGTCGCGGCCTTCGTCGTCGCGCGTGTCCTCGGCAAGCCGATGGCGACGTCGGTCGGCATCGGCGCGGCGCTCGGGCAGGTCGGTGAGTTCACCTTCATCCTCGGCAGCGTCGGGCGCGCGCTCGGCGCGATCGACGACACCTCCTGGAACGCGCTCGTCGCCGCGGCGATCATCTCGATCGCGCTCAACCCGACGTTCTACACGATCGCGCGGCGCCTCTCCGGCGGAGCGTCGAAGCTCGGCAAGCGCACCGGCGTCAACGGCGTCGACCCGCGGCGCTGCATCCTCGTCGGGTACGGTCCGGTCGGCCGGCGCGTGCACGAGCGCCTGCAGGACGTCGCCGCCGACGTCACCATCGTCGAGCTGAACCTCGAGACGGTGCGCATGCTGCGCGCGAGCGGTCACGACGCCGTCTACGGCGACGCGCTCCGCCCCACCACGCTCGAAGAGGCGCAGCTCGAGACGGCCGCGACGCTCGTGATCAGCACGGAGCTGGAGGACGCGGCCGAGCTCGTGCGCCAGGCGCGGCGGCTCAACCCCTTGCTCCGCGCCTTCGTCCGCTGCTCGCACCTCTCGGACATCGAGCAGCTGCGCCGCGTCGGCGCGTTCGCGATCGCGGGCGAGGGAGAGGTCGCGATCGCGCTCGCGAAGGCGGTGGAAGACGGCTTCCCGCTCGACGCGCGGCCGTCGCTCCCGCCCGCGTCCACGTCCGAGGCCCCCGCCCACGCGACGTGA
- a CDS encoding PilT/PilU family type 4a pilus ATPase: MAKIDRLLSLVLDQGANELRLGTDREPRMLAYGSAKRLALPSMDAETVRDLLGDVLTPERQEALEQRGRVEGGYEAAGLGTFAVSFTSRADGFDVVFRKSSAQAIAAAAAAPASVAAGPASGAVRAAEAAPASTRGSPVDAGVPAAGETMHGLGLMQGVGAAVVDASVVPRSSARDLGSGAAVGASPLLAELVAHAAARRASDVHFSEGAVPMARIDGKLAPLEVGAVDFAALLPLGDAEATLARSGSLDLGLEVPHVGRVRAHVFRADGVRAASIRLLPQQAPSLSSLHFPIPLDDLVALPHGLVLVCGAAGSGKSTTLAALAQEALRRRSIVLVTLEDPIEYALAPTERSVLRRRQVGRDVGDFARGLRDALREDPDVILIGEMRDPETIGLALTAAETGHLVFATLHSRSAASAVERIVDAYPPERATQIRTQLADSLRAVVAQRLVPRANGSGRVPALEVLRVNHAVASMIRESKTAQVGSVIQSSRREGMITLERCLADRVAAGEIRLEDARAAANDPASLAMQMQR; encoded by the coding sequence ATGGCGAAGATCGATCGGCTCCTCTCTCTCGTCCTCGACCAAGGCGCGAACGAGCTCCGGCTCGGCACCGATCGCGAGCCGCGCATGCTCGCCTACGGCTCGGCGAAGCGCCTCGCGCTGCCGTCGATGGACGCCGAGACGGTGCGCGACCTCCTCGGCGACGTGCTCACGCCCGAACGCCAGGAGGCGCTCGAGCAACGCGGCCGCGTCGAGGGCGGCTACGAGGCGGCCGGGCTCGGGACCTTCGCCGTGTCGTTCACCTCGCGCGCGGACGGCTTCGACGTCGTGTTCCGCAAGAGCTCGGCGCAGGCGATCGCGGCGGCGGCCGCCGCTCCGGCGAGCGTCGCGGCGGGCCCGGCGAGCGGCGCGGTGCGCGCAGCGGAGGCGGCGCCGGCGTCGACGCGCGGCTCGCCTGTCGACGCCGGCGTTCCCGCAGCCGGCGAGACGATGCACGGGCTCGGGCTCATGCAAGGCGTCGGCGCGGCCGTCGTCGACGCGAGCGTGGTCCCGCGATCGAGCGCGCGCGACCTCGGAAGCGGCGCGGCGGTTGGGGCGTCGCCGCTGCTCGCGGAGCTGGTGGCGCACGCGGCGGCGCGGAGGGCGAGCGACGTCCACTTCTCCGAGGGCGCGGTTCCGATGGCGCGGATCGACGGGAAGCTCGCGCCGCTCGAGGTCGGCGCGGTGGACTTCGCGGCGCTCCTTCCGCTCGGCGACGCGGAGGCGACGCTGGCGCGGAGCGGCTCGCTCGACCTCGGCCTCGAGGTCCCGCACGTCGGCCGCGTGCGCGCGCACGTCTTCCGCGCCGACGGCGTGCGCGCGGCGTCGATTCGATTGCTCCCGCAACAGGCGCCGTCGCTCTCGTCGCTCCACTTCCCGATCCCGCTCGACGACCTCGTCGCGCTGCCGCACGGCCTCGTGCTCGTGTGCGGCGCGGCGGGCTCGGGGAAGTCGACCACGCTCGCCGCGCTCGCGCAGGAGGCGCTGCGCCGTCGCTCGATCGTCCTCGTGACGCTGGAGGACCCGATCGAGTACGCGCTCGCGCCGACCGAGCGCTCGGTCCTCCGCCGCCGTCAGGTCGGCCGCGACGTCGGCGACTTCGCGCGCGGGCTCCGCGACGCGCTGCGCGAAGACCCGGACGTGATCCTCATCGGCGAGATGCGCGATCCGGAGACGATCGGCCTCGCGCTCACCGCGGCGGAGACGGGGCACCTCGTGTTCGCGACGCTCCACAGCCGCTCCGCCGCGTCGGCGGTCGAGCGCATCGTCGACGCGTATCCGCCCGAGCGCGCGACGCAGATCCGAACGCAGCTCGCGGACTCGCTCCGCGCCGTGGTCGCGCAGCGCCTCGTCCCGCGCGCGAACGGCAGCGGCCGCGTCCCCGCGCTCGAGGTGCTGCGCGTCAACCACGCCGTCGCGTCGATGATCCGCGAGAGCAAGACCGCGCAGGTCGGCTCCGTCATCCAGTCGAGCCGCCGCGAGGGCATGATCACGCTCGAGCGCTGCCTCGCCGATCGCGTCGCGGCCGGCGAGATCCGGCTCGAAGACGCGCGCGCCGCCGCGAACGACCCTGCGTCGCTCGCGATGCAGATGCAGCGTTGA
- a CDS encoding ribosome-binding factor A, translated as MEASILEELRGIVRDDITDPELEGVRLSAIVLAPDGKVARIHYLVPRGRPRSAVERAFTRANGFLRARLAEGVELKRTPELRFTYEAEIDPSAAE; from the coding sequence GTGGAGGCCTCCATCCTGGAGGAGCTGCGCGGCATCGTGCGGGACGACATCACCGATCCCGAGCTCGAGGGCGTGCGGCTCAGCGCGATCGTCCTCGCGCCGGACGGCAAGGTCGCGCGCATCCATTACCTCGTGCCGCGCGGCCGGCCTCGCAGCGCGGTGGAGCGCGCCTTCACGCGCGCGAACGGCTTCTTGCGCGCCCGCCTCGCGGAGGGCGTCGAGCTGAAACGCACGCCCGAGCTGCGATTCACGTACGAAGCGGAGATCGATCCCTCGGCGGCGGAATGA